The Scylla paramamosain isolate STU-SP2022 chromosome 27, ASM3559412v1, whole genome shotgun sequence genome contains the following window.
aggtatacttggtaacagccttggtgccttcagaaacagcgtgttttgccagttcaccaggcagaagaagacggacagcggtctggatttcccggctggtgatggtggagcgcttgttatagtgtgccaggcgggatgcctcggcagcgatgcgctcgaaaatgtcattcacgaacgagttcatgattgacatggccttggaggacacgccagtgtctgggtggacttgcttgagcaccttgtagatgtagatggagtagctctccttcctcctgcgcttcttcttcttgtcgcccttggcaatggccttctgtgccttgccagctttcttggcagcctttcctgatgctttgggaggcatagtgtcgccgtactgctgtgagaacgagtgtgcgttttctcagttgaaaagtggtatacgagtatatattagcgtgcctactcaggatcaggagtcgccacctcagcgagcgtcctgattggtccagacgcgctctgggccgatctgatctcgcgtatatatagccgtttttcccaaaattcactacttgcacTTTGACTTGAATTTTGGGAAACTACTTAGGGACTTGCACTTGACTTAGACTTGGACTTGGctagagctaccgacgaggttagagtactcgcttGCGGTCTCACGTAGTGCCTGCGCTGCTTACCATTCTTGTGTTGTCTACCTGCCTGATTACTCTGGCCTTTGGGCTGTGTGATCTGGCGGGATTTGGCATGCAACTCAGCGCCAGAGAGAATCTACATCCATAGTCCCCCAAGTGAGAGTGAGTCTGATACTGTGCTTCGACGAATGGGCCCTCTTGTGTAACGGGGTTCTCCCTCTTCGGTGAGAGCTCGCCCCTGTGgtgtccccttcctcccttacccaTCCTTGTCCCTTTCTTCGCCCCTCTTCCGAGCCACCTTGCTTATAGCCCAGGACGTTTCTGAGAGT
Protein-coding sequences here:
- the LOC135114365 gene encoding histone H2B — its product is MPPKASGKAAKKAGKAQKAIAKGDKKKKRRRKESYSIYIYKVLKQVHPDTGVSSKAMSIMNSFVNDIFERIAAEASRLAHYNKRSTITSREIQTAVRLLLPGELAKHAVSEGTKAVTKYTSSK